CTGGTGCGGCTAATATGGTTTTTGCTGAACCAACTCTCGCTGAAATTAAGCAAATGACCCCTCTACAACAAACTCAGGTCATGTGTGATTTAGCTAACCGTGCTGATACTCCTATTAGCAAAACTTATGCTGCTTGGTCAGTTAATATTAAATTGGGTTTTTGGTATAAATTGGGTCAATGGATGGAACAAGGTTTAGTCGCTCCTATTCCTGAAAATTACCAACTTTCGGCTAACGCTAATGCGGTTTTAGATACTATTAAGGGTTTAGAATCTGGTCAACAAATTACCGTTTTACGTAATTCTGTAGTAGATATGGGCTTTGATTCTAGTAAGGTTGATGCTGCTTCTCGTGTTGCTGAACCCGTTGAGCCGCCTAAAGATATGACACAACGTACTCAGGTAAGCATCGAAGGTGTTAATAATCCCACCATCATTAACTATATGAATAACCTCAATGCTAATGATTTTGAGACTTTGATTGAGTTGTTTGTGGCTGATGGCGCGCTACAACCTCCTTTCCAAAGACCAATTGTCGGTAAAGAGGCTGTCTTACGCTTTTTTAAAGAAGAATGTCAAAATCTCAAATTAATTCCCGAAAGAGGTGTTGTAGAGCCTGCTGATGATGGTTATACACAAATCAAAGTCACAGGTAAGGTACAAACTCCTTGGTTTGGTGGTAATGTAGGTATGAATGTGGCTTGGAGATTTTTACTTAATCCCGATGGTAAAATCTTTTTTGTCGCTATTGACTTATTAGCTTCTCCTAAAGAGTTATTAAATTTTGCTCGTTAACATTTCACTTCTTTTTCTGTTAATATAGAAGTTTTAAGATAAAACTATGCAATTAACAGAAACTCTTTGGTCTGAGGCAGAAAAACAGACCGCTGATAGTGCTTTTCAGCTTGCTTATTCCCGGGAAACTAATGCTTTAATCGAACAAATTCGTCGGCAAGCAAGTTCTCTAACCGCGGTTGATGATCTTTGGAGTTTACATGATTATTTAAGTGCGAGACGTCATGAACTCGATGGTAAGTATGATAATCGTTATCCAACCTTGATTTTTGTGTTTGCGCAATTATTGAAAGAAGGTTGGTTAAGTGTTGAAGATCTCCAGGGTTTAAGCAATGAAAAGCTAACTAAAATTTCTGCTTTAGCGAAAATGTGATTGATAATCCCGTCTTTACTAAGACGGGTAATTTTTAGTGTAAGGGCCACCAGGAGACTTTATCTCTAGTTGCGCTATATACTTCTTTAAGTCCTTCAGGATCAATAATAGTAATCAGATCACCGTTAGTGTGTTTACTAGATTTTTGTTTGAGTAGTCCAATTTTAGTCATCCCCTTAATGACTTGTTCAACAGTGCGATGATTGAGTTGACAAGCACGAGCGATAATATCTATAGATAGATCAAATTCATAAAGGTTTTTAGAGTTCGGTTGATTACCTAGTGCTTTTTCTTGATAAACTAAAGCCCGTAATAAAGCAGCAACTGCTTGAGGTGGATAACTGCTGCAATTGAGGAGATGATATTGGAATTTTTCCCGCAATTCAAACAATAAGTTATAGCGATCGCGCAGGAGTTCACTTTCTTGGTATATTGTTGCTAAATCCTCTACAGGCATTTTAATCACTATAGTTGTTTTATACGCTTCAACTAGACTAGGGAAAGCCCGAGATACTTTGCCATAACCAATATCGAGATTACGCATACCAAAACAACTACCCCCATAAGTGATAGCAATTATACGATCTAGAGGGGTAGAACGAGTGATAATTGGTCCTCCCTCTAAGACTAGATAGAGATATTCTAGGGAAGTATCAGGACGAAAAGCGGTATAAACAGGACGATTAGAATAGAGTTTTTCTAGAATCCATGGACAAGATCTTAATTTTGTCATCAACCAATCACTATCTAAATCTCTGAACAAAAAATTATGTTTGATTAATTGTTCAATTTGTTCTGTGGTAGGTGAATGATTGGTTTGTTCTAGCATTGGTTACTGAACTATTGCGACACTATTTATTTTAGCATTACACTTGCCAAAAAAACTAAAATGAGTTTTAATACATTTACGCTTTAATTTAAGTTGTTGTCCATGAACATAGGGTTATTGTTTTCTCGTCAGTTACGTAAAAAAAAGGTACGTTTCGGTTTATTGGGGTTAATCGGTATAACCATAGTCTTAACTACGACAGGAACAATAGAGTACTTATATTCAGAATTATCTTGGCAAGGATGGCTGGCGATCGCCGTGACTGTAATTACTTTTAGTGGTAACGCACTAACTCAGATACCTACAGAATTAATCTTTCTGACGGGTTTAGGGATATTATTGGTTACAGGTGTTCTCCCTGAACAAGAGGCTTTAGCTGGATTTAGTAACTCAGGAATGCTGACAGTAGGAACATTATATATAGTAGTCTCTGGTTTAGAACAAACTGGGGGGATGTCTTGGATTTCTAAACAGGTTTTGGGTTTACCCAAAGGTTTATATTCAGCTTTATTGCGAATGATGTTACCAGTTTTTGGCATCAGTGCTTTTTTAAACAATACTCCAGTAGTAGCTATTTTTATTAAAGTTGTTAATGAGTGGTCACGCAAGTTAAAAATTAGTCCCTCTAAACTAATGATTCCTCTAAGCTACGCTTCAATTTTTGGGGGAATTTGTACCCTAATTGGTACGAGTACTAATTTAGTGGTGAATGGGATGTTGATATCTCAAACTGATCATCCTGGTTTAGGCTTATTTACAATTTTACCCATTGGTTTACCCTGTGGGATAGTAGGAATTATTTATCTTTTAACTATTGCTCGTTGGTTACCCGAGAGAGTATCTTTTGCTACAGAAACAGAAAATATTCGAGAATATCTCATAGAAATGACCGTTGAAAGGGATAGCCCCTTAGTAGGAAAAAGCATCGAAGCTGCGGGATTACGTCATTTACCAGGTTTATTCCTCAGTGAAATCGATCGAGATGGACAAATTCTCTCCGCAGTAAGTCCTCATATTAGATTACACGCTAATGATCAGTTAATCTTTGTCGGTGCTATAGATTCTATTGTAGATTTACAAAAGTTTCCAGGATTGCGCCCTGCTACTAATCAAATTTTTAAACTAAGAGGCGATCGCACTCAACGTTCTTTAATCGAAGCTGTAGTATCTAATACCTGTCCTTTAGTAGGTCAAACGATTCGAGAAGGTCATTTCCGCAATCGCTATAACGCGGTAGTTTTGGCGGTATGTCGCAATGGAGAACGTTTAAAGGGGAAAATTGGGGATATTACCGTACAAGCTGGTGATACCTTGTTATTAGAAGCTCGTTCTTCTTTTATCGAACAACAGCGCAATTCTAGAGATTTTTATCTAGTTAGTGGTGTTCCTAATTCTGAACCTGTAGATCATGTTAGAGCACCTCTAGCTTTAGGTATATTGATTTTAATGGTAATTATCTCTTTGACTGCATTGGGGATGTTGAAAGCTGCTATCATAGCCTCTATCCTAATGCTAGTTACTCGTTGTTGTACACCAGAAAAAGCGCTTAAAAGTATAGAATGGTCAGTATTGTTGGTAATTGCTGCAGCTTTAGGCATAGGAAGAGCGCTTGATACTACTGGAGCAGCTAGCGTGATCGCTAACAGTGTAATTGATAGTTTTGGAGATAGTCCCTGGCTAAGTTTAGTAATTGTTTATGGTATAACTACCATCATGACGGAGATTATTACCAATAATGCAGCAGCAGCTTTAGTGTTTCCTATTGCTTTAGCTATGGCACAAAACCTGCAAGTAGATGTTTTGCCATTTGCGATCGCCATTATGATTGGTGCTTCAGCGAGTTTTTCTACACCCATTGGTTATCAAACTAATCTGATGGTATATGGTCCTGGTGGTTATCGTTTTAGTGATTTCCTTAAAATTGGTATCCCCTTAAATCTAATCTTTTGGGTAATTGCGGTGACAATAATTCCACTTATTTATCATTTTTAAGAAAAACTTTGCTTAACCTCTTGACAATTTGAGAAGAGATAAGATACTATTGTAAATGTGCTCAAAAACTGGGACTGTAGTTCAATTGGTTAGAGCACCGCCCTGTCACGGCGGAAGTTGCGGGTTCGAGCCCCGTCAGTCCCGTAAACGACCAACTCCACATTAGAATGTTATTGTGGAGTTTTTTGTTGAAAATTTATAATAAAAAATATGAGTCCTAAAAATCCCTCTTTTGAAGAAAATGGTGGAGCTGCACACTCTCTGGGTAATGAGCTAGAATTTAACAACGATCCTCATTTGGATATCGAAGAACAAATCAATCAGCTAGAAGAGATTATTTTTGATAGTTTTCATCTACCCTTGACATCTCTTAGCTTGATTAATGAGCAAAGACTGTTAAGACAAGTAGATCAGGTTAAGGCAAAAATTCCTGAACAAATCGAACAAGCGATTAATATTTTGCAACGTAAGAAGATAATTATCTCCGAAGCAGAAGACACTGCTAGACATATCATTGATTCAGCGCAAAAACGAGCTAATCAAATCCTCAATGAGACAGGAATTATCCAACAAGCAGAGATGGAAGCTAGAGAGTTGAGACAAACAGTGCAAAGTGAATGCGAAGCTTTACATATGCACACTCTAGCCGAAGTAGAAAAAATGCGGACTAGTGCTATGGCGGAATTAGAACATCTACAAAATACCACCCTACAAGAAGCAGAAAGAATCCAAAGGGGAGCGGATGATTATGCAGACGCAGTCTTAAACAATCTTGAACAAAACCTGCACGAGATGTTACGTATATTAGAAAATGGACGCCGTCAACTTGATTCTCAGAATAATCAAGGGCGATAATACTCATGGGTTAAAAAAGGTACTGAGACTACTTCTCCTGAGATATCACCAACTTGTACTTGTAAACCTTCTCCCCCTGCTTTGGTACGAATATAACCTAAAGCAAAGTTATCAGTACAACTGGTGATAGTTCCCACCTTTTCCCCTGCTACGGTAATCACTGTACCTGGTGTCACAGAAGTGGTTAAACGAATTCCCCATAGTCTTTGTTTGACACCTTGATAAGTATTCAGACGAGCGATGGTTTCTTGTCCAATATAACAACCTTTATCAAAAGAAATATTATGCCACAGTCCCGCTTCTAGAGGGTTATAGTCTTCAGTTAATTCCTGTTCAGGTATAGGTCTTCCTTGTAGGATTCTTAGTCTTTCCCATTCCTCTTCTGTGAGTACTTCTAGATCTGGTTGTGTTAATTGTTGCCAACAAAATTGACTTTTAGCTTGAGGAATAATTAGAGTATATCCCGGTAAAGCTAAACCAGAACCAGTGGTTACTAACACTTGGGTATCCCAATAGTCAAGAAAAATATGTGTATTAGCTGTAGGTTCGGGTATCTCGCTTAATCCCAAGGTGCTTAAAAATGATTTACTCTGATCACCAATAATCGTAAAAATAGCATATTCACTAGATAGATCTTTTAACTCTACTTGATCCATAGGGAAAATATAACGATCCATCCACTCTAAAAGAAACTGACGACGTTGAGGAGAGACTAAAATCCACATAGCTTCAGATAAGATATAGACAGTAGCTAAATCTAGAGTACGACCAGTAGAGTTAACAAAAACTGTATCACAACTTTGACCAGGTTGCAGTTCGAGAATATTATTAGTGGTCTGATTATGGAGAAAACGCGCGCGATCGCTTCGGGTTAATTGCAATAATCCCCAATTGGAGCGATCGTAAATACTTACTTTTGACATAAATACAGTTGTTAACTACGTTGCTTATATATTTTAGCAAAAGTAGCTCCGCCAATTTTAACTAATCTTACTCGAACGGTATTAGGGGTTAATAATAGTTCGGAGTAGCGCAAAGCGCAGCACCGATAGTAGAAGGAGTTCTTCCGAATGCGCGAACGGTATTGTGACCATATTTTCTTGAAAAATTAACAATCTAAAACATACAGGACTTGTTTAAAGAAGAATACAAAGGAATAAATATAAGTATAATTAATTTTCAGGTTTAAGTTTTTGAAAAGTTGATGCCATTGCTCATCGGTGCGATTATTATGAGGGTGTTCTCTAAATTCAAAATTAATTAAGCTATCTACTCCATAGGTTAAATATTGTTGGCATTTATGGTCATAAATATCCTCAATAATAATAATTTGATTGCTAACACGCTGAGCCTCATCTAAAATTTTAATGACATCTATAGTGTGATGTAAAACTGTAAGTAATAAAACTATATCAAAGGTTTTATCATCAAAAGGAATATTATTACCATCATAGACAATAGGTTTAATATCAGGAAATAGGCTTAAGTTTTTAATGTCAATAGGTGTTATTGTGAGTCCTTGTTGTTGAAAATAATCCGTGACTGTTCCCAAACCACAACCTAATTCTAATATCTGCTGATTAGGTTTTAAAAAATGCTGTAATTTACTAAACTTGTGACGAGCATCCCAACACCATAAAGGTAGTAATAGATGAATTAAATAAGGTTGTGTTTGTAAAATTTCTAAGCCCATTTAAATATTTTTAGCTAATTTTTTCAAAGATATAGCGCTACTTGAAAAGAGAGTAGGGAAGAGGAGTTCGGGGTTAGGTACAATACTGCTTGGTTAAGGTTAAAATTTATGTTGTGAGGTAAATGCGCGAATGTGCGAAAAAATAATTAATTCTTCCCTCTTCCCTATACAATGAACTTAACAACATGGCATAATTTATTACAAGAGTACGTTAATGATTCAGGACAAGTTGACTATCAACGTTGGCAAGTAGAAAATGCTGCTACTTTATTTCAATGGTTAACTCAACTGAGTACAATTGATTTAACTACCCTAGAATCAGAGGAGTTGTTGGCTTTTTGGTTGAATTTGTATAATGCTCTAACTATTGCAGAAGTATTAAAAGCTTATCCCATTGATTCTATTTTCCCCAAGGTTTGGGGTATTCCTAATCTATTTAGTTTTTGGGCTTTTTTTCAACGTCAGATCTGGTCAAATCCCTTAGATAATTATAGTTTAAATCAGATAGAACATTCTCAGCTGAGAAAAAAGTTTGATGATCCTAGGATTCATTTTGCCCTAGTTTGTGCTTCTGTGGGGTGTCCTTGGTTACGTCGAGAAGCTTATACACCAGAAAAAGTAGAGATGCAGTTATCAGAAGATGCGCACCGTTTTATTAATAATCCTGTTAAGGTTCGTTATCTCTCAACAGAAAATTGTCTGTATCTGAGTATGATTTTTCGTTGGTATCGTCGAGATTTCGAGAAAGTCGCCCCTTCTGTGAGAGAATATGTACAAACTTATCTGGATATTCCCTTATCTGAATCTGTTACTATTCGTTATCTTGACTATGATTGGAGTCTCAATCAACGAATATCTTGATAGAATTTTTTCAGATAACTACCTTTGACACCAAATCCCCAGAGAAAACCAATATATAAGTAAATAGCGGTTGCTTTGATGAATCCCCATTTAGCTACACGGCGATCGCTTGACTGCACTATTCTATTAACCAGATAAATACGTCCTAAAGAATTGAGTCTTACACATAAATCCCCATCTTCCATAATGGGTAAATTTTCATCAAACCCACCAGATTGATTAAAATCTATTTTACGACAAAACAGCACTTGATCTCCGAATAAGAGACGCAATCCTCGGAAAAAAAAGTGATAAGGTCGAAATAATAGAGGTGCATAATAAGTTTTCAGGTAATTATGAAGACTAATACTCCAACGAGTTGTTTGTTGTCCACACATTAGAGAAATAAACCCTCCTAAAGAAATAGAGGAGTCTGATAAGGTTTTGGTAATAATCGTGATTAAATCATCAGGAACTAGGGT
Above is a window of Gloeocapsa sp. DLM2.Bin57 DNA encoding:
- a CDS encoding Red carotenoid-binding protein; its protein translation is MPFSIDSARNIFPNTLAADAVPATIARFNQLSAEDQLALIWFAYLEMGKTITIAAPGAANMVFAEPTLAEIKQMTPLQQTQVMCDLANRADTPISKTYAAWSVNIKLGFWYKLGQWMEQGLVAPIPENYQLSANANAVLDTIKGLESGQQITVLRNSVVDMGFDSSKVDAASRVAEPVEPPKDMTQRTQVSIEGVNNPTIINYMNNLNANDFETLIELFVADGALQPPFQRPIVGKEAVLRFFKEECQNLKLIPERGVVEPADDGYTQIKVTGKVQTPWFGGNVGMNVAWRFLLNPDGKIFFVAIDLLASPKELLNFAR
- a CDS encoding Crp/Fnr family transcriptional regulator; translated protein: MLEQTNHSPTTEQIEQLIKHNFLFRDLDSDWLMTKLRSCPWILEKLYSNRPVYTAFRPDTSLEYLYLVLEGGPIITRSTPLDRIIAITYGGSCFGMRNLDIGYGKVSRAFPSLVEAYKTTIVIKMPVEDLATIYQESELLRDRYNLLFELREKFQYHLLNCSSYPPQAVAALLRALVYQEKALGNQPNSKNLYEFDLSIDIIARACQLNHRTVEQVIKGMTKIGLLKQKSSKHTNGDLITIIDPEGLKEVYSATRDKVSWWPLH
- a CDS encoding SLC13 family permease, with the translated sequence MNIGLLFSRQLRKKKVRFGLLGLIGITIVLTTTGTIEYLYSELSWQGWLAIAVTVITFSGNALTQIPTELIFLTGLGILLVTGVLPEQEALAGFSNSGMLTVGTLYIVVSGLEQTGGMSWISKQVLGLPKGLYSALLRMMLPVFGISAFLNNTPVVAIFIKVVNEWSRKLKISPSKLMIPLSYASIFGGICTLIGTSTNLVVNGMLISQTDHPGLGLFTILPIGLPCGIVGIIYLLTIARWLPERVSFATETENIREYLIEMTVERDSPLVGKSIEAAGLRHLPGLFLSEIDRDGQILSAVSPHIRLHANDQLIFVGAIDSIVDLQKFPGLRPATNQIFKLRGDRTQRSLIEAVVSNTCPLVGQTIREGHFRNRYNAVVLAVCRNGERLKGKIGDITVQAGDTLLLEARSSFIEQQRNSRDFYLVSGVPNSEPVDHVRAPLALGILILMVIISLTALGMLKAAIIASILMLVTRCCTPEKALKSIEWSVLLVIAAALGIGRALDTTGAASVIANSVIDSFGDSPWLSLVIVYGITTIMTEIITNNAAAALVFPIALAMAQNLQVDVLPFAIAIMIGASASFSTPIGYQTNLMVYGPGGYRFSDFLKIGIPLNLIFWVIAVTIIPLIYHF
- a CDS encoding folate-binding protein produces the protein MSKVSIYDRSNWGLLQLTRSDRARFLHNQTTNNILELQPGQSCDTVFVNSTGRTLDLATVYILSEAMWILVSPQRRQFLLEWMDRYIFPMDQVELKDLSSEYAIFTIIGDQSKSFLSTLGLSEIPEPTANTHIFLDYWDTQVLVTTGSGLALPGYTLIIPQAKSQFCWQQLTQPDLEVLTEEEWERLRILQGRPIPEQELTEDYNPLEAGLWHNISFDKGCYIGQETIARLNTYQGVKQRLWGIRLTTSVTPGTVITVAGEKVGTITSCTDNFALGYIRTKAGGEGLQVQVGDISGEVVSVPFLTHEYYRP
- a CDS encoding class I SAM-dependent methyltransferase yields the protein MGLEILQTQPYLIHLLLPLWCWDARHKFSKLQHFLKPNQQILELGCGLGTVTDYFQQQGLTITPIDIKNLSLFPDIKPIVYDGNNIPFDDKTFDIVLLLTVLHHTIDVIKILDEAQRVSNQIIIIEDIYDHKCQQYLTYGVDSLINFEFREHPHNNRTDEQWHQLFKNLNLKINYTYIYSFVFFFKQVLYVLDC
- a CDS encoding DUF547 domain-containing protein; protein product: MNLTTWHNLLQEYVNDSGQVDYQRWQVENAATLFQWLTQLSTIDLTTLESEELLAFWLNLYNALTIAEVLKAYPIDSIFPKVWGIPNLFSFWAFFQRQIWSNPLDNYSLNQIEHSQLRKKFDDPRIHFALVCASVGCPWLRREAYTPEKVEMQLSEDAHRFINNPVKVRYLSTENCLYLSMIFRWYRRDFEKVAPSVREYVQTYLDIPLSESVTIRYLDYDWSLNQRIS
- a CDS encoding glycosyltransferase; its protein translation is MNKVSIIIPTLNEERSLERTLRCLNNLQPPPLEIIISDGGSSDNTVKIALTHQVTVTTVDKPGRSLQMNQGALVAKGEIFCFLHADTLVPDDLITIITKTLSDSSISLGGFISLMCGQQTTRWSISLHNYLKTYYAPLLFRPYHFFFRGLRLLFGDQVLFCRKIDFNQSGGFDENLPIMEDGDLCVRLNSLGRIYLVNRIVQSSDRRVAKWGFIKATAIYLYIGFLWGFGVKGSYLKKFYQDIR